The sequence below is a genomic window from Wyeomyia smithii strain HCP4-BCI-WySm-NY-G18 chromosome 1, ASM2978416v1, whole genome shotgun sequence.
TGAGGCCACCGGTATTACCTCACAATGGCAAAAAAGATCGATGATGTTACATATGGTGGGAGCCGATGTGCAAGAAATTTTCGAACATTTACCTGGCGTAAACGAGGTACCACTTGTACTAGCTTATCCTCCGTATTTGACGTAGCAATTCAAAAACTAGACCAGCATTCTTGACTCTTGACGACACATTGTCCCTCGGTACTACCTTGGCTGATGTACAGCAGCAAATCAAGGAATTTGATCGACAAAATACTGAAAACATATCTTCCTCAAACGTTACCAAAATTTCTTCGATGCCGTATAGGTATGTGCGTGGTGAAGCTCATAATATGCGTGGGAGAAACTACGATAGATCCTCAGGTAGGGCATGTTTTGCTTGCGGCCGTAGAGGACACCTTAAAGGTGAGATTTTGTGCCGTGCCAAGAATGCCAAATGTAACAAATGCGGAGAGATAAGTCATTTTATCAATCGATGTTTGAAGCGCAATTACACAACTCGCCCAATGACTGGACCAACCCCACCAAAACGTATTCGATGTGCAAATGAGGACGATAAGGATACATATGATAAGGAACGTGTTTTTTTTGCTATGGGGCGAAACAGTTTCGAATTTGTTGTAGTAGGTATCAGAATTCCCATGATCGTAGACTCAGGAGCTGACGCAAATATTATCGATGAGGGCACGTGGATCGAAGCTCAGAAAGCGGGCATAAAAATAAGAGACTTCTCAGATAAAATAGATCGAAAATTGCTTGGTTACGCAACTAACGAACCTATGAATataaaaaacatattccgaGCTAACATTCAGGCTGGGTCGAATGCTGTGGAAGCGAAGTTTTACGTCGTGGTACAAGGAAAATTCAACCTTCTGGGAGATACCACTGCCAAAGAACTTAAAGTTTTACAAGTCGGGTTTAACGTCGGTTCAGCAATTAGCCCAAGACAAGGTCCGTTCCCAAAGATTAAAGGGATACTTGTCGAAATACCGATTGATAAGTCCGTACAGCCGGTTCAACAGGCCTATCGCCGTGCACCTATAGCTTTTGAAGGAAAGATTTTCGATAAATTGAAGCATCTACTTAACATGGATATTATCGAGAAGGTAAATGGACCATCACCATGGGTTTCTCCAGTGGTTCCAATTTTGAAACAATCTGGTGAGCTGAGACTTTGCGTGGACATGAAAAGAGCCAATCAGGCGGTATTGCGTGAGACACATCCACTTCCAGTGATTGAAGAGCTGTTGGGGAGTGTGGAAGGTTCGGTGAAGTTCTCTAAATTGGATGTTAAAGAAGCCTTTCACCAGCTGGAAATATCGGAAGACTCACGTGTTATCACAACTTTCATCACCATATACGGCCTATTCAGGTAAAACATATAACcttaaaaaaatctttgtttctTGACCAATAATAAAGAGATTGATTTGATTCAGTTACAAACCGATTATCTCTTTTTAACTGATAGGTATAAACGTCTGATGTTTGGCATCAGTTGTGCACCAGAGCTTTTTCAAAAAGTGATGGACACTATAGTAGCAGGGCTTAAAGGGGTTGTTACATACCTTGATGATTGCGTAGTATCAGGTCGTTCCCAGGATGAACATGACAGCCGTTTGAATGCTCTTTTAACGCGTTTTAAGGATTATGGAATTCTATTAAACTGGGATAAGTGTGTCCTCAATGTGGAAAAGTTAGAATTTGTTGGTCATGAGCTTTCTACTGTCGGAGTCAAACCAATTGACAGTAGAGTTTTGGCAATACAACAGTTCCGGGAGCCTGCAAACTCTACTGAATTACGAAGTTTCCTAGGCTTGGTTACATACGTGGGACGATTTATTCCACATTTGGCAACCAAGACAGATTCTCTTCGGAACCTATTGCGGTGTGATGCAAAATTTCACTGGACTGTTTCACATCAAAACGCTTTTGAAGAGATCAAACGAGCTGTCGTCAATATTAAACATCTCGGATACTTCAACCCTCATGATGAAACTATTTTGACGGCAGATGCAAGTCCAACCGGACTGGGCGCCATATTGATACAAAAAGATAAGGCTGGTAACCACAGAATAATTTCATATGCAAGCAAATCTCTTACAAGCTTAGAACGCAAGTACTTCCAGACTGAGCGTGAAGCGCTTGCACTTGTGTGGGCAGTTGACCGTTTCAAGTTATACCTACAAGGCATAAAATTCGAATTGGTTACGGACTGCAAACCACTTCAATTTTTATTCAGCCCTCGTTCAAAACCGTGTATGAGGATTGAACGCTGGGTTCTTCGCCTGCAATCGTATAACTACGAGATTGTCCACGAACCCGGAACTACTAACTTGGCAGATGCTTTTTCTAGATTGTCCACATCAGAGGCTAAAGCGTTTGACTCAAACGAAGAAGATTATATACACTTATTGTCAAAAGCTATTGCACCGAGCGCAGTAACTGTTCAGAAAGTTCGTGAGGAAACAGAGAAAGACGAAATCATCAAAGAAGTTTTTGAAGCATTGGAGAACGGGAACTGGACCGACAAGGCAAAATGCTACAAACCATATGCGTCGGAACTATGTGGAGTTTCACGGAGTTCACGTTTACGAGGCGAACGGGTTGTAATCCCTGTTGTGTTGCAGCCGAGAATAATGGAACTAGCACATGAGGGTCACCCTGGTATCGTCGTTATGAAGAGAAGACTAAGGCAAAAAGTTTGATGGGCTGGGATGGACAAAGAAGTAGAGGACTTTGTCAAGCGGTGCACCCTTGTATCATCTTTAAGTCCACCTGAACCGCTGTCACAAACACAAATGCCCGACAAGCCATGGTGCCACTTGCTGTGGATTTCATGGGACCCCTACCATCGGGTCACAATTTATCAGTTCTCGTTGACTACTTCAGTCGTTTTATAGAAGTAGTAGTGATGAGAGACATTACGGCAAAACTCACCATCCAAGCACTACATGAAACGTTCTGTAGATACGGAATCCCGGAGTCGATGAAATCGGACAATGGACCGCAATTTGTAAGCGAAGTGTTTGGAAAGTTTTGTAAGGATTTTGAAATCGAATTGCGGAAAACGACTCCTTACTGGCCTCAGGCTAATGGGGAGGTTGAAAGAGCCAACAGAGCTTTGAAGAAGCGACTACAGATCAGTCAAGAAAACCCAGCCTCTGATTGGAAATGGGACCTGCGGATGTACCTCCTAATGTACAACTCGACTCCTCATTCCACCACAGGTGTAGCGCCATCGGCGTTGATGTTCGGAAGAGTGTTGCGAGACAAACTTCCATCCATCTCCGGTATTGGGCTATAGCCGATGGAAGAAACACGCGACAAGGACCAAGAGAACGTGACGTGACGTACTTTATGGATATCGCCTTAAGAGCTTTGATTCAGACAGAAATTGCTTTGCCCTTTTAGTAGAATGGCAAAAATCATAAATGTTCACTGCCTTCAACCCTGAAAAACTTGATGTGACatattttgatgtacgtaaaataTGCGTAAAACTTACATGacttttaaataattaaaaatacctGTTTATATTTATGAAAAGGGTCGTAGAACCTATGTAGAGCTAAGTATTCtgcttttattcgttcaattatTGTTTCATATAACTAGCGCCAGttagaaaaatttgtttcaataaGAAAATTTTGCTGTAACACCTGCATTGTCTGTCTGTAGGGATGTGCAAGTTGTTACGTGTTAATCGATATTTCTTCGATatatacacagaaaaaaaaatattttaattttaaaagtgaaaaaaatctaCAAGCAGTAGGTgttatgtttagtttttgcgTTTCATGCGTCTCGTGTGAGCAATGCACTGACGTCGGCAGGAATTCTTTAAACACCCTGCCTACGTTGTCaatggatggtgcgaaaccagtacaaaattgtgcgtttatagcgcaattgttgatgtaattcgaaaccagtacaatgattgcgtgttgggcataacgctaATAATGATCTAGCGTTTCttaaatgtatttggcagctccaaactactacacccaaacagtttcaactggtatcaagcagcactgcaaagcgagcgagaagcaaaacttttttcctcctttctgcttgaggacgagacatatgccacgcttttcaagtcttctgcacacacgcttccgagatactttttcttcttcatgcattcctctgaatagcagcaagcaggcaccgacagtatgagtaagagactaacaacactggtatcaagtatgtacagcacgggtgtctcgctcatttcgtgaagcaacgagatatagCCTTGCGCGTCGCATAGTCGCACATAGGGTAactgctcctatattcatcacagtacctatattcatctcattacgcctttttgatcaatttatcgtcaaatttaaccatattttcaacgttaaactttcagccacttgagaaaatcgagaagcaatggatttactttcaaaaatttgtagaagattgacggtaaattggacaaaagagagaaataagatgaatataggtgcaccaagctgttgagatgaataatggagcgattaccctacatggaaattctacgagcgagagataagagaaataaagtgtcggtgtatgatacatattctgatttcattctatgtcaatgttatcgcagtacaactgttgcgttatgcgtttcacacatttattgtgcgatttctgtgcaacatttgtgcgaatcgggaagacacaatgattgtacaagacttcaacttttgcgtgattGGTCTATTTATTTGCTTATCTTTTTGGTAGATGCCAATCTGGGTGCATTGCTTACAATATGTCGGGATTTATTTTAGCGTGGTTTTGTGGAGTCGTTTCATTTGCTAAAGCTctgcttgaataatcagaattgccccaataggtgagagctttaaacctggctctcacaacacggaactggtagcattagaatataattcagaaacttatcgcggcctgaccaaacggttacgaacatttggcccagttttatacccttgttttatgatttttctagcttttgaacaaatattgaaacacatagacaatttttattaattatggttggtcggaatagcaactaaattttgattgcgattgctttggctttttatcaatcaacttagaattctgtcttgttcgatatgcatattgcattttataaaatttttgagctatgagtgcatgaaactttgccagttattatactcagtaggtatcttaacttaaatacaaaacaaaagattatcggggcgaagcaccgtgtcctctcgcgcatgcgtcggtgagagggaataaaatggtcgtacataatgctccggtgtaaacgtgttttcggccttggtgagctttgctcatctaCGGATCATCGGTCTATTGTGATTTCCGAGATGTACCAAATCATTATTTCGGAGCCTGTACGCCCGTTGGTTCTTTTTTAGCACGTCACGATTCAGAGTCAGAGTAGGTTTCgctcgttcgataaatattgtaattattcaatcgcgacaaagacaaaccctgcatggatgccaaatctattcctgttttgccggttcccttttttttctttttttttttaataaagcgggtgttttggctttttcgtcataccagtggtcggcacgctcttgtttgctttcggagaaggcagttcagtttcgcgcgcggtattttgactgcgcttagtgtgactatcttaatacagcgctctatcggttatttgagctggtaccagtagtttgcgtagtttacgttcggcgtgcggttgttgcgttttacgaaatccattcgtttctaggtaaatttgaatcaagttcacggcattaaacgcaaagtttggtgtgatacagactgttaacgatagGTAGGTTGCCGAACATAACtagatcgtggcgcggttctatttatatcgtctcctggtggccggttgcccagagaccgagaagtaaccatatcgtgcgcgaatttgtgtagaaaagatcgcaccatcaacctcgatggatccagatcaatgcctctccactaacactaattccttcctttgatacttgtggatgatgcagaggattcctcggtctctagtagcaacaagtattaaactaacactcccgatatcccttcctctattgatctgcattgggcgtggccagcttcgttattgaccagtgaaaagaaagatcaccaggaattgtacactgagaaTGGCTTgttactcctaggcaccattttgacggttctttgtgcaatttcagctgattctggtcaatcgcgggcaacacacgggcgatcaaatatgctatgctatgctattaaaagtacctatttatatttataatttatgaaaaccagaatttcaaaatttgtcaatattttttattcatgaGAAATAAAATAGAACAGGTTCGCATTACTAAAAAAGAGAGCAGTGTTTCTTGGAGGGCTGCGGACAGCCTGTAATGTCTTTAAGAACAAAAAGCGGCGAGTGAAGGCCAGAAAATAATGCTATAATTTGTATCAGAAATTTGGTTCGAAATtttgtaatcgtcgaaattggaagttaaATTTTGCGAAATTTAAAGTGTAATTTTTCGAagttcaacgaaatttttctgcaatttgtatttaattttcaaaacaaaacaaaacaatatttaCTGCCCCTAATACTTTTATCTATAGACCAGCAAAATGCAGGCAATTCAATGGTTTTTTGTCACTGCTCTTGCTATTTTGTGTGTGTGAGTCTTTTGAAAGGTGAAATTTGtaatattgtaaaaaaaaatcgttctatTTTCATTATAATGGTTTTTGAGTCACTTTAACTATTATGTAAAAGCGAGTACTATGAACAAACCACAGTTCACATCACTATGGACAGCTTCTACAGAAAAAGTCTCTGGTATAGAATTAGGAAGCTGGCGTTTGGGGCATTTTTGCGGTTCAGGTAATCTTATCAGACTTTTATGCAATTAGTAGCTCTGAAGGTAATGAACAGCTTTCCTTATTACATCACTGTGTTCTTTCGACAAAATCATTAGGTTTTGATTTTTATCCCGTCTTACTAGACGCAGAAGCTGGAACGATACAATGTGCAGGTTGTAAGAATGCTAGGGAACAAACTCGCTAAAATAGCGCTCGTCTCAAATACAGGCTGCTATAGACCGAGTGCGTTGGcgattatacataaaacaataCTGTGACGGTGATCTCAAACTAAACTATTTATTGGACGACGCAATGTATTATTCTCGGATCTTTATACTACTTCAGAAATTCTAAAATGTCCTCTTTTGTCAAAATGGTTTTTTGATCACGTTTTTCATTTGAACCCATTACTTTGGCGGGTTGAAGTAAAGACGATGAGCTTAATGAAACACTATTCGAACTTTCGGCATTTGCGAAGAAGTGAGGttgagaaattgaattcatGTTGAAGCTTGTGGATAAATATGTTCGTTGCGGCTGTAAATCAGTTGTCTGCGATATTGCGTAAGATATCCAAGGTGTAGAACAAGCATTATTACTTGATGTAGGCGAGATAATTTCCTGTTTgcaactgaaaacaaaataataaacgtTAGTTCTATGTTCTATAATAATTATTCGAAATCAATTACTTTAGATTATCTCTTCCATGGTGTGTCACAGgttttaaatgaatttttttaatactTGATGTTGAATCACTGGCAAAACATACGTTTTGCTTCTCAGATGTCGAGAGGTTGAGTTGCAATGAACTACTCTCATCTTTGCTCAGATGTTGCAGTTTGTGAACGTGCTCCGATTCGACACTTTCGCTTAACTCTTTTATAAGCATCATCACATTTTTGTATTGTTGTACAGTCAATCCATTGTCGATTGAGAGAGGCCACAAAAAAGGTAATACATTGTTTGCAATAAATTCCTTAGGTAAACCCAGTGATTCATGATTGAATGCTATTTTGTAAATACCTGTAATATGAAAATTCACATCTCATTAATGTAAAACAatttaacattttattttttgcaagaAGTTGGTCCAGGAAATATGTGCCATATTTTGATGTACGTGAAATATACGTAAAACTTACAtgacttttgaataattaaaaataCCTGTTTATATTTATAGTTTACTAGCTGATAtccggcccgcgttgctgcgccattAGGTTTACGGCAACCGCATATCTATCGAATGTTCATAATTTTGATCAAATATTAACATTACCATGTTATATGTATTCTCCcctaaaaactgtttttctgAATCATGTTTCTACAATGCTCCGATATTTATCAAAACTCCAACAAATACATTTGAAAAGAATTTGAAAAACTTTACGGAATGTTCTGATACTaggtttattattttgactagGAATAGCTCAAGCATTATCCAAGTCTCTAATCAAGCAACACGTGCAAAAAGACCCACATACTAAACATGAATGAATTGAAGTCGGTTATTTCGATTAGAAATAATTTGAAGAGTGTATTTTACAAATAAATGGGTATCCATTCATTGTGATAACCACCTCAACTGTTAAAGTTGGGTGGTAAACAATTATTTCCGTCATTATAAGATAATCTAGTAATAAAAATGTTGGTGCCTATACAGTCAGTGttttcatattttctggaaaaaaatcaaaattgatacttttgtatggaaaaacatggaaaaaataccaagttgtttttgtcccatattgaaagtacccgcattatagtcccactgcatagtggtacaaactgcaaacatataatgtTGCTCCAGATTTGTGTATATCgtattattttaggcatatagaagtatgacatttaattaactagactaattttgtttttctgtagtacaatctacgttgccaatgatactgcaggttgctggttgaatttatatgtgatgggacaaaatatgcgagtacttttgaaatgtgcCCGCATAtgttgtcccattttgtctttttttttcaagttatataacgtaaaaccaattccatccatgtttttttgttctcaacgataaacttgtgctgccattaaactgttatggtcattggttctggatgtaattgctggaaatccgaaaattcacggataatattaaatcgccgttttctctaCATGTTGTGTTTCATTATgagacagttatccgggtaccgtccaaattattttaattttaatgagatattcattttttaatgttgtgttcaaagccacaaccgcaaattttggcgtagaactacataaagctgtttgtaacatggcttgcattattgcattcgaGAACGATTACAAAAGATGAGCTCAATAATTATGATGGATTATCTTGTATTAACATGTTTATGTCTATAACTATCACCCATCATTTtgggtgttttccagaaaccgaaaatcaTCATCTTGGATTTGGCGCCTGGTATTCGGTATTCGGTATTGCGAAAACCGGatatcaccatcttggattttaaaatggcatctggattTGATTTCCAATCTCTGGGTATCATATCGATTCCGGAatgatcattttccgctgttttgcAGCATCCTAACGTTGCAATTTCAGATTTAAAAATAGCGTCTGTAGTCAATCTTTTGCTTCTGCgcaacacccatattgggtggtatttggtagttTCCAGTagccggaaatcgccatcttgagtTACAAAAAGGCGTCTGGATTTGTTCTCCGGTCTCCgggcatcatcttgattacgaaataaatatttttgtcctttttcccacaaccggaagttgccacttcggaTTGAAAAATGGCGTCAGGGGCAGGGTTggtatttgttgacactcttgagtgaaagtgaagaaaagcatccataaacgttattttttttacaatcctttcagagttctcccttccctctttttgcatggaagtgaactgtcaaaacacctcattatatttcatgcgatggaagcaagacaacaaaatcagtttaacagttaacgaagattgtcgaGGCaacggtcagtgtcagtgaaaaagtgtttcggtgaggttcattttggttgagtggactgtttgtttttctttttcgctttggaGTGGattatttggttggatttgtcgtcaaattttattccgtaaccgtgaacgatgcgcgcgatctatttcatttgagtataacagcacgttactaggacgaaaatctagtgtatctgaaagagtgctgcgatcattggaagtgaaaattgaaaatgattggctgtaattttcgaagaattttgctggggaaaatgacttttatcagcactggtcaGGGGTCGATTTTTGGACTATGTACATCATCTCgataacggaaatacccattttgggtgatgtttagagattcctgaaaaccggaggtcaccatcttggatttctaaACAGCGTCTTGTATGATTAAAGGTCTCTTGGGATCAtttcgattccagaaatacccatattgggtggtgttcggtcattatatgttgttttccagaaatcggaagtcgtcatattggatttcaaaatagtcaaTGAAGTCGATTCTCGGCCGTTATTATTGGTATATGGTAATTTCGGTGACCGGCCGTCTTGAATTTTTGAATAGCGTCTGGACTGGTTTCCGATACCTGGGCGTCATCTCGGTTCTAGACTgtcgatttttggctgttttccagcaaacGAAAGTTGCCACTTCGATTTCAAATAGTATCTGGGTACGATTTTTGGCAacgtgcatcatctcgattacaaaaATGACTGTGTTGGGTGATTTTTTGTCATTTCCTGACATCAGAAATCGCCGTATTGGATTTTGATACGGCGTCTGGATTTGATTCACGGTCTCTGGGCACCATTTGAAATACCGATATTGGGTGTTTACCGGGTTTACCGAATTAAATAATAACCGGATAAGcggtttaaaaattaataaaggtTGACAACATTCATCTCCTCTCCCCCCTCCCTTGCCACGCATATGGAATAGTTAAAAGTCATTGTAATACATCAGCTACTATAGATTCTACATACCGAATTTAATACAGATCGATCCAgcagttttaaaatcatcaatgaTTGACTTTGTTAACTTTTTTTGTTAACTTTGTAAAACTTTGTGTTGTTAGAAAGTTTTCACGTTCATAAAACACAAATTCAACCCCCCCCCtccttgcctacgcttatgaaatatagcaaaactaatattttaggattactccccgtactcgaaaacccctatgtacaaattttcacggtaatcggtactgtagtttttgagtctatagggaacagacagaaagacagacagacagatagacattcgcatttatagatatagataaaaaccagaatttcaacatttttcaaactagAATGGGTTCGCATTACTTAAAAAGAGAGCAATGTTtcttaaaaattattttcaaagagcacattgagagtatacaagcaaagtgtaTCAAATATACAAGATGTTCATATCCTctctagtgttcgacatcggaccgggtagggtccggtaaaagtccggtccgaagtccgattgGACCGGAACCTTTAAAGTCCGATTATTTTCCGGACCGGATCGGAACGGagccatccggacttcggaagggaccgggtaatgctttccggaccccggacattttcggtaaaaaaacttatttaatttaggtcatagaacgcagcaagtttttcgttctttttgattttcttcgctgCTTTTATTAAAAGTCAACCCATATGGCCTTGCTAGCCTTTTTAACCTGTAATATATGCTCTGATTGATCACATCttctatctatatctataaatgcgaatatctgtctgtctgtctgctccCTAGAGACtcagaaactactgaaccgattgccttgaaaatttgcacatagGTGTTTTCGAGTACGGGAAGTAAccctaaaatattagttttgctctatctcataagcgtaggcaaaGGGGGGTGAATTGGTGGTTTATGACCGTAGAAACTTTTTCCCCAATAATAGTGTAAActtatatacagattttttgagtCTACGATGTATTTTTGCGTCGTTATTGTATTATGATTGACCTTTTTTATCTCAGAGGTGTCGAAAGGACGAGGAGGGGAGAGGGGTAAACGATGTTAACTTTTGATGAATTTAAATCTGCTGGATCGATCAGAAATAAATTCGGTATGTAGAATCTATggtagcagtttttttttttattctcgcttattttccgtcggtctagttccgccactgttgtggccaatcaccgacgcccagggaggcgactccacacccaggaccctaactcacgacccgtttatttacggaccggcgccaacggctttacttcctcatgcgatggaaggcgtgatcccagagatttttcgcctcaaaaaatctcccggtgtcggctaggattgaatctagaccagtttgggttggttgtgagtggatcacgccacctcacaaccatcgacacctatgtcggcggtgggattcgaacccaggcgtcgagcgtggttgtaTGGTAGCAGTTGTATTTCaacgattttgaattttttatattgCATTAGCGTGgcaaggaggggggggggaagTTGTGAATTAACTATTTGTAAGCTCTGCAACACCTAACTTGCTTACTGTGACTACTTCCTTCGATTGGTGGGTATGTTGCTATAACATTGTTTTTCTTAGTATCCCAGTGGCGTAGTAAGGGGGGACGGTGtactaattttattatttgtaaattatTAAAATGCACATCGTGAAAGTTAATATATAGAATATGAGACGTGGTTTTGTGACAACTCTGTCATCTGAGACTTTGTTATACCTCATTTGCGTAGTTAGGGGaaacggggggggggggtagatgAATGTGGTCAAccattattaatttttaaactgCTTAACCAATTGTTATTTAATTCGGTAAATACAAATAACAAAGTAGCatatatgtttcaaaaactttAAATTATGTATAACTCATACAGAAAGGGAAAAAGCGGATATAAGGGGGTAGCAAATACAAATTTGTTCATTGTAAACTCCTAAACGCCAAACATGAACACTTCGAAACACCAAAGATGATCATTGTTTTATTCTGTACAAATACGAATTCAGTCATATTGAATTTTCTGTATCTCGGTGGTGTAGCTAAAGAAAGGGGGGGAATTGCAACAaccttcattattttttaactagctaatacccggcccgcgttgctgcgccattaagtttacgacgacaaccgcatatctctcaaatatacataatttcaaacaaatattaACATTACCAAGTATCTATAAGGCCGTATGTATTCTCCCTAAAGAAATGTATTCCTGAATCATGTTTCTCCAATGTTCTAATTTCTATTAAAACTCTAACGAATACATTCGGGGAAATAGTAATAGTCAAAAATGTTAGAAACA
It includes:
- the LOC129726803 gene encoding uncharacterized protein LOC129726803; translation: MYILWKRNFSSIYKIAFNHESLGLPKEFIANNVLPFLWPLSIDNGLTVQQYKNVMMLIKELSESVESEHVHKLQHLSKDESSSLQLNLSTSEKQNVCFASDSTSSIKKIHLKPVTHHGRDNLNCKQEIISPTSSNNACSTPWISYAISQTTDLQPQRTYLSTSFNMNSISQPHFFANAESSNSVSLSSSSLLQPAKVMGSNEKRDQKTILTKEDILEFLK